From Juglans regia cultivar Chandler chromosome 6, Walnut 2.0, whole genome shotgun sequence, the proteins below share one genomic window:
- the LOC108987624 gene encoding phosphatidate phosphatase PAH2 isoform X1, giving the protein MYAVERLGSYITRGVYTVSGPFHPFGGAVDIIVVEQQDGSFKSSPWYVRFGKFQGVLKTKEKVVNIGVNGVEANFHMYLDHKGEAYFLRQVDAVEGETVSYSLSSGDETDGQSQNDRRPVNSKSFNFDSTASDSVDKIDGSSGEVLARSKSRRSRIFGRVFGRRSMREEGYLEGAGGDEATRADSLERAEMAANLLEVKWSTNLAFNQPWKGTAHKDVPITDEKGEGSSPEHGNEEMGGNSLPGFEDLQGFVEETSKELSRFSTPEQVTVTSVSSESVLEGKCETMYRLSRKADVGDTEHDEHVQYIDEEQAFHVQDSLPGCGISHEEGGTDRVHSLIYCKTSERSIVAMDGSGKHIHETMYLASEGHGEVHVHAEMLHSTAELLLEDILILQVAEDGALQTEPVEVREIHSLQISPSSSCIDECDVVDLEEPPAVAEFYTQMVSVDPTLSSVDKVGSPSTCTISSSSNSADQAQDMENKDEGITSKFQPSMESIGTSVPTKATSMVPSGSSEEEHLLFSDNDGISEMQCVESISRDHVDKESVSLSPERIKEANGSVNVRYGSSQPLEKLVEENPLSDLENSTEKLRITSTPIIISRKHMVCSEEGRRLVQSLPNLCPHTENPNALNIDHPLSHSLDSSYKSLSLKLQNKCDSSYIKSDNDLQLAVEQLNTEDMGEPTNVLASPAVGDPSKSSVASKGGWRIWPFRRSRSKKGMPPALTNGITSNAESTVGVNAEKNLLRLKQENKMVRAMTPTSEQLASLNLKEGKNTVTFTFSTAMLGEQQVDASVYLWKWNTRIVISDVDGTITKSDVLGQFMPLVGVDWSQTGVAHLFSAIKENGYQLLFLSARAISQAYHTRQFLFNLKQDGKALPEGPVVISPDGLFPSLYREVIRRAPHEFKISCLKVIRDLFPSDYNPFYAGFGNRDTDEISYLKIGIPLGKIFIINPKGEVAVNRRVDTRSYSSLHALVNGMFPPMTSSDEQEDFNSWNFWKLPPPAIYG; this is encoded by the exons ATGTACGCGGTGGAGAGGCTGGGTAGCTACATCACCAGAGGTGTGTACACTGTTTCCGGCCCATTTCATCCATTTGGAGGAGCCGTGGACATAATTGTAGTTGAACAGCAAGATGGGAGCTTCAAGTCATCTCCATGGTATGTTCGGTTTGGGAAATTTCAGGGGGTTTTGAAAACCAAGGAGAAGGTGGTCAACATCGGTGTCAATGGAGTCGAGGCTAATTTCCACATGTATTTGGATCATAAAGGAGAAGCTTACTTTCTCAGACAGGTAGATGCAGTAGAAGGGGAAACTGTATCATATTCTTTGTCCTCTGGGGATGAGACGGATGGGCAATCCCAGAATGATAGGCGGCCTGTGAATTCCAAAAGTTTCAATTTTGATAGCACTGCGTCGGATTCAGTTGATAAGATTGATGGGAGTAGTGGGGAGGTTTTGGCGAGGTCTAAATCTCGGCGTTCAAGGATTTTTGGGCGTGTTTTTGGCCGGAGGTCGATGAGGGAGGAAGGTTATCTGGAAGGAGCGGGTGGTGATGAGGCGACAAGGGCAGATTCATTGGAGCGTGCTGAGATGGCGGCCAACCTCCTGGAGGTTAAATGGTCTACTAATCTTGCCTTTAATCAGCCTTGGAAAGGTACTGCGCACAAAGATGTGCCGATTACTGATGAGAAAGGCGAGGGCAGCTCACCTGAGCATGGCAATGAGGAAATGGGGGGCAATTCTCTCCCTGGATTTGAGGATCTGCAGGGTTTTGTTGAGGAGACCAGTAAAGAATTATCTCGTTTTAGCACCCCTGAACAAGTTACTGTAACATCCGTGTCAAGCGAAAGTGTCTTGGAAGGGAAATGCGAGACGATGTATCGATTATCAAGAAAGGCTGATGTTGGGGATACTGAACATGATGAACATGTTCAGTATATCGATGAAGAACAGGCTTTCCACGTACAGGATAGTTTACCCGGATGTGGCATTTCCCATGAAGAGGGTGGAACAGATAGAGTTCACTCcttaatatattgtaaaacaTCAGAGAGATCAATAGTGGCAATGGATGGTTCTGGCAAACATATTCATGAAACGATGTACCTTGCTAGTGAAGGACATGGGGAAGTCCACGTCCATGCTGAAATGCTGCATTCAACAGCTGAACTGCTATTGGAG GATATACTTATTCTTCAAGTTGCTGAAGATGGTGCTTTGCAGACAGAGCCGGTGGAGGTCCGTGAGATTCATTCTCTACAAATAAGCCCTTCTTCCTCTTGCATAGATGAATGTGATGTCGTGGACCTTGAAGAGCCACCAGCTGTAGCAGAATTCTATACCCAAATGGTCAGTGTGGACCCAACACTTAGTTCAGTTGATAAAGTAGGGTCACCGAGCACATGCACCATTTCCAGTTCAAGCAACTCAGCTGATCAAGCTCAAGATATGGAAAATAAGGACGAAGGAATCACAAGCAAGTTCCAACCTTCTATGGAGTCTATTGGTACCAGTGTACCAACAAAAGCAACAAGTATGGTGCCATCAGGGAGTTCAGAGGAAGAACATCTTCTCTTCAGTGACAATGACGGAATCAGTGAGATGCAGTGCGTTGAGTCAATATCAAGAGATCATGTGGATAAAGAAAGTGTCTCTCTTAGTCCTGAACGCATTAAAGAAGCAAATGGATCAGTCAATGTAAGATATGGGTCATCTCAGCCTCTGGAAAAATTAGTTGAAGAGAATCCACTGTCTGATCTAGAAAACTCGACTGAAAAATTAAGGATAACGTCCACCCCTATCATCATATCTAGAAAGCATATGGTTTGCAGTGAGGAAGGTCGACGTCTGGTACAATCATTGCCCAATTTGTGTCCTCACACTGAAAATCCAAATGCACTTAACATTGATCATCCTCTCAGCCACTCACTGGACTCAAGTTACAAATCCTTGAGTTTAAAATTGCAGAACAAATGTGATTCAAGCTATATCAAGTCGGACAACGATCTGCAATTGGCAGTGGAGCAGCTAAATACTGAGGATATGGGGGAGCCTACAAATGTCCTTGCCAGTCCTGCTGTGG GAGATCCATCAAAATCCAGTGTTGCCTCCAAGGGAGGCTGGAGGATTTGGCCTTTCAGGAGATCAAGGTCCAAGAAGGGTATGCCACCAGCTCTGACAAATGGTATAACTTCTAATGCTGAGAGCACTGTGGGGGTGAATGCAGAAAAAAATTTGCTTAGACTGAAGCAGGAGAACAAGATGGTGAGGGCAATGACTCCAACGTCTGAGCAACTGGCATCCTTGAATCTGAAAGAAGGGAAGAACACAGTGACCTTCACATTCTCCACAGCGATGCTGGGCGAGCAGCAG GTTGATGCGAGTGTATATTTGTGGAAATGGAACACTCGTATAGTTATTTCAGACGTGGATGGAACAATTACAAA ATCGGATGTTCTTGGTCAGTTCATGCCTTTGGTTGGGGTTGATTGGTCACAAACAGGCGTTGCACATTTGTTTTCAGCTATCAAG GAAAATGGGTATCAATTGCTTTTTCTTAGTGCACGTGCAATTTCTCAGGCTTATCACACTAGACAATTTCTGTTCAACCTTAAGCAG GATGGGAAGGCTCTACCAGAAGGGCCTGTTGTTATTTCCCCTGATGGACTTTTCCCTTCTCTATATAGAGAAG TTATCAGGAGGGCTCCTCATGAATTCAAGATCTCATGTTTAAAG GTTATCAGGGATTTATTTCCTTCTGATTACAATCCATTCTATGCTGGTTTCGGAAACAGAGATACTGATGAAATCAGCTACCTTAAGATTGGAATCCCCTTAGGAAAAATCTTTATTATTAATCCTAAG GGTGAGGTTGCTGTAAACCGCCGTGTTGACACAAGATCGTATAGTTCACTTCATGCTCTTGTGAATGGCATGTTTCCACCCATGACCTCGTCTGATGAGCAG GAGGATTTTAATTCATGGAATTTCTGGAAGTTGCCACCTCCTGCTATCTATGGTTGA
- the LOC108987624 gene encoding phosphatidate phosphatase PAH2 isoform X2, which produces MYAVERLGSYITRGVYTVSGPFHPFGGAVDIIVVEQQDGSFKSSPWYVRFGKFQGVLKTKEKVVNIGVNGVEANFHMYLDHKGEAYFLRQVDAVEGETVSYSLSSGDETDGQSQNDRRPVNSKSFNFDSTASDSVDKIDGSSGEVLARSKSRRSRIFGRVFGRRSMREEGYLEGAGGDEATRADSLERAEMAANLLEVKWSTNLAFNQPWKGTAHKDVPITDEKGEGSSPEHGNEEMGGNSLPGFEDLQGFVEETSKELSRFSTPEQVTVTSVSSESVLEGKCETMYRLSRKADVGDTEHDEHVQYIDEEQAFHVQDSLPGCGISHEEGGTDRVHSLIYCKTSERSIVAMDGSGKHIHETMYLASEGHGEVHVHAEMLHSTAELLLETEPVEVREIHSLQISPSSSCIDECDVVDLEEPPAVAEFYTQMVSVDPTLSSVDKVGSPSTCTISSSSNSADQAQDMENKDEGITSKFQPSMESIGTSVPTKATSMVPSGSSEEEHLLFSDNDGISEMQCVESISRDHVDKESVSLSPERIKEANGSVNVRYGSSQPLEKLVEENPLSDLENSTEKLRITSTPIIISRKHMVCSEEGRRLVQSLPNLCPHTENPNALNIDHPLSHSLDSSYKSLSLKLQNKCDSSYIKSDNDLQLAVEQLNTEDMGEPTNVLASPAVGDPSKSSVASKGGWRIWPFRRSRSKKGMPPALTNGITSNAESTVGVNAEKNLLRLKQENKMVRAMTPTSEQLASLNLKEGKNTVTFTFSTAMLGEQQVDASVYLWKWNTRIVISDVDGTITKSDVLGQFMPLVGVDWSQTGVAHLFSAIKENGYQLLFLSARAISQAYHTRQFLFNLKQDGKALPEGPVVISPDGLFPSLYREVIRRAPHEFKISCLKVIRDLFPSDYNPFYAGFGNRDTDEISYLKIGIPLGKIFIINPKGEVAVNRRVDTRSYSSLHALVNGMFPPMTSSDEQEDFNSWNFWKLPPPAIYG; this is translated from the exons ATGTACGCGGTGGAGAGGCTGGGTAGCTACATCACCAGAGGTGTGTACACTGTTTCCGGCCCATTTCATCCATTTGGAGGAGCCGTGGACATAATTGTAGTTGAACAGCAAGATGGGAGCTTCAAGTCATCTCCATGGTATGTTCGGTTTGGGAAATTTCAGGGGGTTTTGAAAACCAAGGAGAAGGTGGTCAACATCGGTGTCAATGGAGTCGAGGCTAATTTCCACATGTATTTGGATCATAAAGGAGAAGCTTACTTTCTCAGACAGGTAGATGCAGTAGAAGGGGAAACTGTATCATATTCTTTGTCCTCTGGGGATGAGACGGATGGGCAATCCCAGAATGATAGGCGGCCTGTGAATTCCAAAAGTTTCAATTTTGATAGCACTGCGTCGGATTCAGTTGATAAGATTGATGGGAGTAGTGGGGAGGTTTTGGCGAGGTCTAAATCTCGGCGTTCAAGGATTTTTGGGCGTGTTTTTGGCCGGAGGTCGATGAGGGAGGAAGGTTATCTGGAAGGAGCGGGTGGTGATGAGGCGACAAGGGCAGATTCATTGGAGCGTGCTGAGATGGCGGCCAACCTCCTGGAGGTTAAATGGTCTACTAATCTTGCCTTTAATCAGCCTTGGAAAGGTACTGCGCACAAAGATGTGCCGATTACTGATGAGAAAGGCGAGGGCAGCTCACCTGAGCATGGCAATGAGGAAATGGGGGGCAATTCTCTCCCTGGATTTGAGGATCTGCAGGGTTTTGTTGAGGAGACCAGTAAAGAATTATCTCGTTTTAGCACCCCTGAACAAGTTACTGTAACATCCGTGTCAAGCGAAAGTGTCTTGGAAGGGAAATGCGAGACGATGTATCGATTATCAAGAAAGGCTGATGTTGGGGATACTGAACATGATGAACATGTTCAGTATATCGATGAAGAACAGGCTTTCCACGTACAGGATAGTTTACCCGGATGTGGCATTTCCCATGAAGAGGGTGGAACAGATAGAGTTCACTCcttaatatattgtaaaacaTCAGAGAGATCAATAGTGGCAATGGATGGTTCTGGCAAACATATTCATGAAACGATGTACCTTGCTAGTGAAGGACATGGGGAAGTCCACGTCCATGCTGAAATGCTGCATTCAACAGCTGAACTGCTATTGGAG ACAGAGCCGGTGGAGGTCCGTGAGATTCATTCTCTACAAATAAGCCCTTCTTCCTCTTGCATAGATGAATGTGATGTCGTGGACCTTGAAGAGCCACCAGCTGTAGCAGAATTCTATACCCAAATGGTCAGTGTGGACCCAACACTTAGTTCAGTTGATAAAGTAGGGTCACCGAGCACATGCACCATTTCCAGTTCAAGCAACTCAGCTGATCAAGCTCAAGATATGGAAAATAAGGACGAAGGAATCACAAGCAAGTTCCAACCTTCTATGGAGTCTATTGGTACCAGTGTACCAACAAAAGCAACAAGTATGGTGCCATCAGGGAGTTCAGAGGAAGAACATCTTCTCTTCAGTGACAATGACGGAATCAGTGAGATGCAGTGCGTTGAGTCAATATCAAGAGATCATGTGGATAAAGAAAGTGTCTCTCTTAGTCCTGAACGCATTAAAGAAGCAAATGGATCAGTCAATGTAAGATATGGGTCATCTCAGCCTCTGGAAAAATTAGTTGAAGAGAATCCACTGTCTGATCTAGAAAACTCGACTGAAAAATTAAGGATAACGTCCACCCCTATCATCATATCTAGAAAGCATATGGTTTGCAGTGAGGAAGGTCGACGTCTGGTACAATCATTGCCCAATTTGTGTCCTCACACTGAAAATCCAAATGCACTTAACATTGATCATCCTCTCAGCCACTCACTGGACTCAAGTTACAAATCCTTGAGTTTAAAATTGCAGAACAAATGTGATTCAAGCTATATCAAGTCGGACAACGATCTGCAATTGGCAGTGGAGCAGCTAAATACTGAGGATATGGGGGAGCCTACAAATGTCCTTGCCAGTCCTGCTGTGG GAGATCCATCAAAATCCAGTGTTGCCTCCAAGGGAGGCTGGAGGATTTGGCCTTTCAGGAGATCAAGGTCCAAGAAGGGTATGCCACCAGCTCTGACAAATGGTATAACTTCTAATGCTGAGAGCACTGTGGGGGTGAATGCAGAAAAAAATTTGCTTAGACTGAAGCAGGAGAACAAGATGGTGAGGGCAATGACTCCAACGTCTGAGCAACTGGCATCCTTGAATCTGAAAGAAGGGAAGAACACAGTGACCTTCACATTCTCCACAGCGATGCTGGGCGAGCAGCAG GTTGATGCGAGTGTATATTTGTGGAAATGGAACACTCGTATAGTTATTTCAGACGTGGATGGAACAATTACAAA ATCGGATGTTCTTGGTCAGTTCATGCCTTTGGTTGGGGTTGATTGGTCACAAACAGGCGTTGCACATTTGTTTTCAGCTATCAAG GAAAATGGGTATCAATTGCTTTTTCTTAGTGCACGTGCAATTTCTCAGGCTTATCACACTAGACAATTTCTGTTCAACCTTAAGCAG GATGGGAAGGCTCTACCAGAAGGGCCTGTTGTTATTTCCCCTGATGGACTTTTCCCTTCTCTATATAGAGAAG TTATCAGGAGGGCTCCTCATGAATTCAAGATCTCATGTTTAAAG GTTATCAGGGATTTATTTCCTTCTGATTACAATCCATTCTATGCTGGTTTCGGAAACAGAGATACTGATGAAATCAGCTACCTTAAGATTGGAATCCCCTTAGGAAAAATCTTTATTATTAATCCTAAG GGTGAGGTTGCTGTAAACCGCCGTGTTGACACAAGATCGTATAGTTCACTTCATGCTCTTGTGAATGGCATGTTTCCACCCATGACCTCGTCTGATGAGCAG GAGGATTTTAATTCATGGAATTTCTGGAAGTTGCCACCTCCTGCTATCTATGGTTGA